From a region of the Falsibacillus albus genome:
- a CDS encoding S8 family peptidase, translated as MKTIKIVIGFILLISFLPQLAHAETSSQNYLILFNKSVDKTELNELQVKIQHEFSKIPAVKVKLTAEQAKVIEHLQNVKNVQKELTYNMSSQTTPWAFGKMNVTNQVRTQYTGKGVKVAVIDTGIDMTHPDVKAAGGTCVLDSCPHGYQDDNGHGTHVAGIIAAQNNSIGTVGVAPNVQLYAVKALNVVGSGTTTNIADGIEWAIEQHVDIMNLSFTTKDDDPTLRAMIKKAHDAGIVIVGAAGNAGTTNGSGDTVLYPAKYDSVIGVAALDQNSNRIVESSTGSEVEVAAPGYNIVSTVPKDVDTFDGAQDGYMPMTGTSMAAPYVTGLLALYKEKFPSYTSAQLRNVLDANAKDIGAAGKDPLYGFGIAGYGENPISELPSSVRIDANENGEAAFAFDKNSSTKSVDIYRNGTVLAQNILDDTWKDYIEKGTYQYQFVFHQTDGTVTKQSLSVAMGSPAFDDLAADAWYAPHMIYLYHNQILNGEGPNTLLPSKQITRGEAVALLGRAIGLNGEKRAIAFSDVGSQYFASGYIQSAKEKGILNGFEDGTFKPNQNVTRAEMAILLARAYHLQDSAAVDYSDVNGNVTGETAIYELANAKITEGYPDGSFKPHEYMTRAKFSVFLARAEDKEFIGR; from the coding sequence ATGAAAACTATTAAAATTGTAATTGGCTTCATTCTCTTAATATCTTTTTTACCACAATTGGCTCACGCTGAAACGAGTTCCCAGAACTATCTGATACTTTTCAACAAATCAGTCGACAAGACTGAATTAAACGAGCTTCAGGTAAAAATCCAACATGAATTTTCCAAGATTCCTGCTGTGAAAGTGAAATTGACAGCAGAGCAAGCGAAAGTCATCGAACATCTCCAAAATGTGAAAAATGTACAGAAGGAACTTACATACAACATGTCTTCTCAAACGACTCCTTGGGCGTTTGGGAAAATGAATGTTACTAATCAAGTCAGGACGCAATATACAGGTAAAGGTGTAAAAGTAGCCGTTATCGATACGGGTATAGATATGACCCATCCTGATGTAAAAGCAGCAGGGGGAACGTGTGTATTGGATAGCTGTCCCCACGGATATCAGGACGACAACGGGCATGGCACCCATGTAGCTGGCATCATCGCTGCCCAAAATAATTCCATTGGAACGGTAGGGGTCGCTCCGAACGTCCAATTATACGCTGTAAAAGCATTAAATGTCGTTGGTTCAGGTACGACGACAAATATCGCCGACGGAATCGAGTGGGCGATTGAACAGCATGTGGATATAATGAATTTAAGCTTTACGACGAAAGATGATGACCCTACTTTAAGGGCCATGATCAAAAAAGCCCATGATGCAGGAATCGTGATTGTCGGTGCGGCAGGTAATGCAGGCACCACCAATGGCAGTGGGGACACGGTCCTTTATCCTGCTAAATATGATAGTGTCATAGGAGTGGCTGCACTTGATCAAAATTCAAATAGGATCGTAGAATCTTCAACAGGTTCAGAAGTTGAAGTCGCAGCCCCTGGCTACAATATTGTCAGTACCGTTCCAAAGGATGTCGATACATTTGATGGTGCACAGGATGGCTATATGCCGATGACGGGGACCTCCATGGCGGCACCATATGTGACAGGATTGCTAGCTTTATACAAAGAAAAGTTCCCGTCCTACACGAGCGCTCAGCTTCGAAACGTCCTTGATGCAAATGCTAAGGATATAGGTGCCGCGGGGAAGGATCCTCTTTACGGGTTCGGCATTGCAGGATATGGTGAAAACCCGATTTCCGAACTGCCTTCATCGGTGCGCATTGATGCCAATGAAAATGGTGAAGCGGCTTTTGCTTTTGACAAGAACAGCAGCACAAAATCAGTAGATATTTATCGAAACGGTACTGTCTTGGCTCAAAACATTTTAGATGATACTTGGAAAGATTATATTGAAAAAGGAACCTATCAATATCAGTTTGTTTTTCATCAAACTGATGGTACGGTGACAAAACAGTCTTTAAGTGTTGCGATGGGAAGTCCAGCCTTTGATGACCTGGCAGCGGATGCTTGGTATGCACCGCATATGATTTACCTTTATCACAATCAAATCTTAAATGGCGAAGGGCCGAATACGCTGCTTCCTTCCAAACAGATTACGCGTGGGGAAGCGGTGGCGTTACTTGGCCGCGCCATCGGACTGAATGGCGAGAAGCGTGCGATAGCCTTCTCGGATGTCGGAAGCCAATACTTTGCGAGCGGCTATATTCAATCGGCAAAGGAAAAAGGAATACTAAACGGATTTGAAGACGGGACATTTAAGCCGAATCAAAATGTGACAAGGGCGGAAATGGCCATCCTCCTGGCAAGGGCCTATCATCTTCAAGATTCAGCGGCAGTCGATTATTCCGATGTAAATGGCAATGTGACAGGAGAAACCGCCATCTATGAGCTTGCCAATGCCAAAATCACTGAAGGGTATCCGGATGGAAGCTTTAAACCGCATGAATACATGACACGGGCGAAATTCTCCGTCTTCCTCGCAAGAGCGGAGGACAAAGAATTTATTGGAAGATAA
- a CDS encoding N-acetylmuramoyl-L-alanine amidase has product MKRLFLLSIFAIASFCMFSTQAGAATFSDVGDTHRAKDEIYYLATGKIANGEKDGHFYPDRQVTRAEAAAMIGRTLQLNGNQVNTDFSDVGSNNFASGYIEEAAKKKIITGYNDGTFKPEKPVARGEMAIMISRAFGYGATTINGAAKQLMDKGISSGTADGSFGTSLPIIRSDFSVFLARSINAEMRMDGEQPDFSTVKYVNADALNMRKGPSTLFDPVTQIPQNGQVKVAYMIGKWAYVQYNQSVGFVHSDFLSDSQVDQSSSNIAGKTIVIDPGHGSPDTGASGYGLLEKDVVLDTGLRVKGYLSQTPFNVLMTRETDKKIELSDRVTFAREHNADIFVSIHANSYKGDSSGTETYYYSAAYHNPNVDASTALATYIQHRLLDFWHLPDRGVRNGDFHVIRENTMPAVLTELGFIDYKSDNDKLKSPYWRQEAAKAIYLGILDYYYHYKNYNDVLPLYDLLQAQPSTKWY; this is encoded by the coding sequence GTGAAACGGCTTTTTCTTCTGTCTATTTTTGCTATTGCAAGCTTTTGTATGTTTTCCACACAGGCTGGAGCGGCGACGTTTTCAGACGTTGGAGATACCCATCGTGCTAAGGATGAAATATATTATTTAGCCACAGGGAAAATTGCCAACGGGGAAAAGGACGGTCATTTTTATCCGGACCGACAAGTGACAAGGGCGGAAGCAGCAGCAATGATCGGCAGAACTTTACAACTGAATGGCAACCAAGTCAACACAGATTTTAGCGATGTCGGCAGCAATAACTTTGCATCAGGATATATTGAGGAAGCTGCCAAGAAAAAAATCATAACAGGCTATAATGATGGAACTTTCAAGCCTGAAAAACCAGTGGCTCGAGGCGAAATGGCCATCATGATCAGCCGTGCATTCGGCTATGGTGCAACAACGATCAATGGCGCTGCCAAACAACTGATGGACAAAGGCATCTCATCAGGAACTGCAGACGGTTCTTTTGGAACATCCCTTCCGATTATCCGATCGGATTTTTCCGTGTTCTTGGCAAGAAGCATCAATGCGGAAATGAGAATGGATGGGGAACAGCCTGATTTTTCTACAGTCAAATATGTTAACGCTGATGCACTGAATATGAGAAAAGGGCCATCTACTTTATTTGATCCAGTGACGCAAATTCCACAGAATGGACAAGTGAAAGTGGCCTATATGATTGGGAAGTGGGCGTATGTCCAATACAATCAATCAGTTGGGTTTGTACATAGCGATTTTCTATCTGACTCACAAGTGGATCAAAGCAGCTCCAATATTGCAGGAAAAACGATTGTCATTGACCCAGGCCACGGATCTCCGGACACAGGCGCATCTGGATACGGACTTCTTGAAAAAGACGTCGTATTGGATACAGGTCTGAGGGTTAAAGGCTACCTTTCACAGACACCGTTCAATGTATTAATGACACGGGAAACAGATAAGAAAATCGAATTGAGCGACCGCGTGACATTTGCGAGGGAGCACAATGCCGATATTTTTGTCAGTATCCATGCCAATTCTTATAAAGGTGATTCCTCTGGAACTGAGACTTATTATTATAGCGCAGCCTATCATAACCCTAATGTTGATGCGAGCACAGCCTTGGCAACATACATCCAGCATCGACTATTGGATTTCTGGCATTTGCCTGATAGAGGAGTAAGAAATGGTGATTTCCACGTCATCCGTGAAAATACGATGCCGGCTGTCTTGACCGAGTTAGGATTCATCGATTATAAATCGGATAACGATAAGCTGAAATCTCCTTATTGGAGACAGGAAGCTGCGAAAGCCATTTATCTGGGAATACTAGATTACTACTATCATTATAAAAATTATAATGATGTATTGCCGTTATATGATTTGCTTCAAGCGCAACCATCTACAAAATGGTATTAA
- a CDS encoding 5'-nucleotidase C-terminal domain-containing protein — translation MFRKVGKKAASFSLASALAVGAFAAPFSTNYVHAQSANIKVQLLGINDLHGKINNTYEQDINGDGKKETLGSLDYLSAYIKQREAENPNTLFVNAGDSIGASPLISAALHDEPTINILEAMGMDVGTLGNHEFDEGISEMERIVNGGERTDGQGTKGYDGIDFPVVCANAYDKSTGKLLIDPYTIKEVGGAKIGFIGVVTQETPSIIVKTGNENLEITDEAEAINKYAKILEDQGVNAIVVLAHNPLEQEGENLGFDAAKIAEKVDDNVDVIFAGHNHIKVNRVVDNKLIVEAESYGKAFSDVDVEIDPATDDIVKKSAEIVYTDHAGITPDADITKLIDEYKAKSDEVGNVVVGETAEALNGGYAERGPVGDNALGNMIADGMKKSMDADIAFMNGGGIREDLDKGPVTYAELFNIQPFGNYLVKIKLSGKEVKELLNNQISEQYGPDFSVSGINYKWDRSTRKVVSVTMPDGSIIDDAKEYSVVLNNFMYGDPNNKISDYFTGTPEEGKVDLDATQDFIKSFDKPIDYHAESRIQEVSKVFKDVAIDKWSNPFVTDLYYQHVTKGTSEGVFSPDWKMTRAQFASMVVRALDLKSTEAAPFMDMNDVSPAVQNEISAAFEAGITNGTSASRFSPNADITRAEMVTMLIRAYDLKYGKTPAVMSEDHFNDLNGIPEEQMKDVNLAYELGMVDGVSDQTFEPTDSSTRAEAAKVFSMFLHQK, via the coding sequence ATGTTTCGTAAAGTAGGAAAAAAGGCCGCAAGCTTTAGTCTTGCATCTGCACTTGCTGTCGGCGCATTTGCCGCACCATTCAGTACGAACTATGTGCATGCGCAGTCTGCAAACATCAAAGTACAGCTTTTAGGAATCAATGATCTTCATGGGAAAATTAACAATACATACGAGCAGGACATCAATGGAGATGGAAAGAAAGAGACGCTTGGATCTTTGGATTATTTATCAGCATACATCAAACAGCGTGAAGCTGAAAACCCTAATACGTTATTTGTCAATGCAGGTGATTCGATCGGTGCCAGTCCATTGATCTCAGCAGCTCTTCACGATGAGCCAACGATCAATATCCTTGAAGCAATGGGAATGGACGTTGGTACACTAGGAAACCACGAGTTCGATGAAGGGATTTCAGAAATGGAACGGATCGTCAACGGCGGTGAACGCACGGATGGACAAGGGACAAAAGGATATGATGGCATTGATTTCCCGGTTGTTTGTGCAAATGCATATGATAAATCGACAGGTAAATTGCTGATTGATCCGTATACAATAAAAGAAGTTGGCGGCGCCAAGATCGGTTTCATTGGAGTCGTGACACAGGAAACCCCTAGCATCATTGTGAAAACTGGAAATGAAAATCTTGAAATCACAGATGAAGCGGAAGCAATCAATAAATATGCAAAAATCCTTGAAGACCAGGGCGTAAATGCCATCGTTGTTCTTGCACACAATCCTCTGGAACAGGAAGGTGAAAACCTTGGATTCGATGCAGCAAAGATTGCCGAAAAAGTGGATGACAACGTTGATGTCATCTTTGCTGGGCACAACCATATCAAGGTAAATCGCGTAGTCGACAATAAATTGATTGTTGAAGCAGAATCTTATGGAAAAGCATTTTCGGATGTTGACGTAGAAATCGACCCGGCAACGGACGATATCGTGAAGAAATCAGCAGAAATCGTCTATACGGATCATGCAGGCATCACTCCTGATGCGGATATAACAAAATTAATCGACGAGTACAAAGCGAAGTCTGATGAAGTAGGAAATGTCGTAGTAGGTGAAACAGCTGAAGCCTTAAATGGCGGCTATGCTGAAAGAGGCCCAGTTGGAGACAACGCTTTGGGCAACATGATTGCAGATGGTATGAAAAAATCAATGGATGCCGACATTGCTTTCATGAACGGCGGCGGAATCCGTGAAGATTTAGACAAAGGGCCGGTCACATACGCTGAGTTGTTCAACATTCAGCCATTCGGAAACTACCTTGTCAAGATCAAGCTATCCGGTAAAGAAGTGAAAGAACTATTAAACAATCAAATTTCCGAGCAATACGGACCGGACTTTTCCGTTTCAGGGATCAACTATAAATGGGATCGTTCCACTCGCAAGGTTGTCAGTGTGACGATGCCGGATGGCAGCATAATAGATGATGCAAAAGAATACAGCGTCGTTTTAAACAACTTCATGTATGGCGATCCAAACAACAAAATTTCTGATTATTTCACTGGTACACCGGAAGAAGGAAAAGTGGATTTGGATGCGACGCAGGATTTTATTAAATCATTTGATAAGCCGATCGATTACCATGCTGAAAGCAGGATCCAAGAAGTTTCCAAAGTCTTCAAAGATGTTGCTATTGATAAATGGTCCAATCCATTTGTAACGGATCTTTATTATCAACATGTAACGAAAGGGACTTCAGAAGGTGTATTCTCTCCTGATTGGAAAATGACGAGGGCTCAGTTCGCTTCCATGGTCGTCAGGGCTTTAGATTTGAAATCTACTGAAGCAGCTCCATTCATGGATATGAACGATGTTTCGCCTGCGGTTCAAAATGAAATTTCAGCAGCCTTCGAGGCAGGGATCACCAATGGTACATCTGCATCCCGTTTCAGCCCGAATGCTGATATTACCCGTGCTGAAATGGTCACAATGCTCATTCGTGCATATGATTTGAAATACGGAAAAACTCCTGCGGTCATGAGTGAAGATCATTTCAATGACTTAAACGGCATTCCGGAAGAACAAATGAAAGACGTGAACCTTGCCTATGAGTTGGGAATGGTTGATGGAGTGAGCGATCAAACTTTCGAACCAACGGATTCTTCAACAAGAGCAGAAGCAGCAAAAGTCTTCTCCATGTTCTTGCATCAAAAATAA
- a CDS encoding transposase, which yields MLNIFEKAKKRHPFDLHAYCLMTNHVHFLLETKDVHVSKIMHYLLSTYAHYFNKRYELNGHVFEKRFSAVLIKDHQHFVDTSRYIHLNPYKAKICDSPIKYPWSSYKEFLRKDIKDKNPLIDTRRTLSYFGEDPITFYKQYCEFASLSKADHSR from the coding sequence ATACTTAACATTTTTGAAAAAGCGAAAAAACGCCACCCTTTTGATCTTCATGCGTATTGCCTTATGACCAATCACGTCCATTTTTTATTGGAAACAAAGGATGTACATGTTTCAAAGATCATGCATTACTTGTTATCTACCTATGCACACTATTTTAATAAAAGATACGAGTTGAATGGACATGTTTTCGAAAAAAGGTTCAGCGCTGTTTTGATTAAAGATCATCAGCATTTTGTCGATACTAGCCGTTATATTCACTTGAACCCCTATAAAGCAAAGATTTGTGATTCCCCCATCAAATACCCCTGGAGCAGCTACAAAGAATTTCTTCGTAAAGATATCAAGGACAAGAATCCCCTTATTGACACAAGACGTACACTTTCCTATTTCGGAGAAGATCCTATAACCTTCTATAAACAATATTGTGAATTTGCCAGCTTGAGCAAAGCTGACCATTCTAGGTGA
- a CDS encoding Bax inhibitor-1/YccA family protein has protein sequence MYSNTETAHSFLPTVLKAFAISLAFALLGMCAGVFVPPVLFMPLSIIEIGMLLVAFFLRRRKAISYTFLYAFTFISGVTLYPVIAYYLATIGANMVLQAVGTTVVVFGGLSIYATKTKRDLSFLGGFLMAALLALVVLGLFNIFWPLSSTAMLVYSFIGVLVFSGYVLFDFNRMKHYGVRAEDVPLMALNLYLDFINLLLSILRIFGILSSRD, from the coding sequence ATGTATTCAAATACAGAAACTGCTCATTCATTTTTACCGACAGTATTGAAAGCTTTTGCGATATCCCTTGCTTTTGCCTTGCTGGGAATGTGTGCAGGCGTATTCGTTCCACCAGTGCTGTTCATGCCGCTTTCCATCATTGAAATCGGGATGCTGCTTGTGGCCTTTTTCTTAAGACGAAGAAAAGCGATATCCTATACATTCCTTTATGCATTCACGTTCATTTCAGGTGTGACCCTATATCCAGTCATCGCCTACTACTTAGCGACAATTGGTGCGAACATGGTGCTTCAAGCTGTTGGAACAACCGTGGTCGTTTTCGGCGGACTGTCTATATACGCCACTAAGACAAAGCGTGATCTTTCCTTCTTGGGAGGATTTCTGATGGCGGCGCTGCTGGCGCTAGTCGTGCTTGGACTGTTCAACATTTTCTGGCCGTTAAGCTCTACTGCAATGCTTGTATACTCATTCATTGGGGTACTCGTGTTCAGCGGATATGTCCTATTCGACTTCAACCGCATGAAGCATTACGGTGTGAGGGCAGAGGATGTGCCTTTGATGGCGTTGAATCTTTATCTTGACTTTATCAACCTGCTGCTCAGCATTCTTCGCATCTTCGGGATCCTTTCAAGCAGGGATTAA
- a CDS encoding polysaccharide deacetylase family protein, whose amino-acid sequence MKYIITVGLFVLLGLIFTEKASAAENVSFQVQKKTDISINIAGEEIKAGILLPNVEYFGDKKENQLLVPFSNVYESVSLDDSIITKESNDPAELSKSKEMIITKRQIVVFDDDKSQHPIGIINRNIRYAAVSSDNPNWLKIYFSGKTGYILKKFTEEDHGIPVLMYHHILKNSENVNFQNNMTVSYDSFNEQMDYLKNGGFRTIDLDVLENYLKFHQNLTGRVVVLTFDDGLLSTIHYAYPILKENHFRATDFVIGSRLYQHSLPFNSDSLQYMGFNDIRSNKDVFSYESHTFAMHLRDRDTFEPYLQYKSGEDIVEDLKKWNQFTGIHARYLAYPWGQTNKTAEKAASEAGIHMAFTTETGNVNIGDPLLLLKRQGISRYHSMAAFIEKVENE is encoded by the coding sequence ATGAAGTACATTATTACAGTCGGGCTTTTCGTTCTATTAGGATTGATTTTCACCGAGAAGGCGTCTGCAGCGGAGAATGTTTCATTCCAAGTGCAGAAGAAGACGGACATTTCAATCAATATTGCAGGAGAAGAAATCAAGGCGGGTATTTTGCTGCCGAATGTCGAATATTTCGGGGATAAAAAAGAGAATCAGCTGCTTGTGCCTTTTTCTAACGTATATGAAAGTGTATCTTTGGATGATTCAATAATTACCAAAGAGTCTAATGATCCCGCAGAATTATCGAAATCTAAAGAGATGATCATCACCAAAAGGCAAATAGTCGTGTTTGATGATGATAAATCTCAGCATCCAATCGGGATCATTAACCGAAATATTCGCTATGCGGCAGTTTCTTCAGATAATCCGAACTGGCTGAAAATTTATTTCTCCGGAAAGACGGGATATATATTAAAGAAATTTACAGAAGAGGATCACGGAATACCAGTCCTGATGTATCACCATATTTTGAAAAATTCCGAGAATGTCAATTTTCAAAACAACATGACAGTATCCTATGATTCCTTCAATGAACAGATGGATTACCTGAAAAATGGGGGATTTCGAACCATCGATTTGGACGTATTAGAAAACTATTTGAAGTTCCATCAAAATTTGACTGGAAGAGTGGTTGTCTTAACGTTTGATGATGGGTTGCTTTCAACCATTCACTATGCCTATCCGATATTAAAAGAGAACCATTTTCGGGCGACGGACTTTGTCATTGGGAGCAGGCTTTATCAGCATAGCCTCCCATTCAACTCTGATTCCCTGCAGTATATGGGGTTTAATGACATAAGAAGCAATAAAGATGTCTTCTCCTATGAATCACATACTTTTGCCATGCATCTACGAGATAGAGATACTTTTGAACCTTACCTTCAATACAAGTCAGGCGAGGATATTGTTGAAGATTTAAAAAAATGGAACCAATTCACGGGAATTCATGCTAGATATTTAGCCTATCCGTGGGGACAGACGAACAAGACGGCGGAAAAAGCAGCTTCAGAGGCAGGAATCCATATGGCTTTTACGACTGAAACTGGAAATGTCAACATTGGAGATCCCTTGCTGTTACTAAAGCGTCAAGGCATTTCAAGATACCACAGCATGGCTGCATTTATAGAAAAAGTAGAAAATGAATAA
- a CDS encoding DUF1015 domain-containing protein yields MVKIRPFKAVRPERELAEKVAALPYDVLNREEAKEAAKDNPYSFLHVDKAEIDFDDSVSDTDELVYETASLNLQWMVGEGVLRQDELPSLYIYELEMNGRTQTGLAACTSVEEYEKNIIKKHEVTREKKEIDRIRHMESLNAHTGPIMMAYKQEEQIDKELNEWKSSHDPVYSFQSEDGVVHRLWVIDKVESVNRLVTLFENVENLYIADGHHRSEAAAKVAQQRRKQQPDYNGEEEYNSFLAVVFPSNELEILDYNRIVTSLNGYTTDKFLQLLGDSFDIEKVEKASAKPDKKHQVGMYLDGAWYRLHFKGELSRNDDDIINTLDVSILQNYVLSPLLEIKDIRSDERIDFVGGIRGTEALEKHVDSGNFQVAFALHPTSIEELMTVADQNLIMPPKSTWFEPKLRSGLLIHPLE; encoded by the coding sequence ATGGTAAAAATCCGACCATTCAAAGCAGTACGTCCTGAACGCGAACTGGCAGAGAAAGTAGCTGCCTTGCCTTATGATGTCCTGAATCGGGAAGAAGCAAAGGAAGCAGCGAAAGATAACCCGTATTCCTTCCTCCATGTCGACAAGGCGGAAATCGACTTTGACGACAGCGTATCCGACACCGATGAACTTGTCTATGAAACGGCCAGTCTCAATTTGCAATGGATGGTCGGTGAGGGCGTCCTCCGTCAGGATGAGCTCCCAAGCCTCTACATCTATGAGCTTGAAATGAACGGGCGCACCCAGACGGGCCTCGCTGCATGTACTTCTGTAGAAGAATACGAGAAAAACATCATCAAGAAGCATGAAGTGACCCGCGAGAAGAAAGAGATCGACCGTATCAGGCATATGGAAAGCCTGAATGCGCATACCGGCCCGATCATGATGGCTTACAAGCAGGAAGAACAGATCGACAAAGAGTTGAATGAATGGAAATCATCCCACGATCCGGTCTACTCCTTCCAAAGCGAAGACGGCGTCGTTCATCGACTTTGGGTCATCGACAAGGTGGAATCGGTGAATCGTCTCGTCACACTGTTTGAAAACGTCGAGAACCTATATATCGCGGACGGCCATCACCGCTCTGAGGCAGCAGCGAAAGTCGCACAGCAAAGGCGCAAGCAGCAGCCGGATTACAATGGGGAGGAAGAATACAATTCTTTTTTAGCTGTCGTGTTCCCATCCAACGAGCTGGAAATCCTGGACTACAATCGAATCGTCACCTCCTTGAACGGCTACACTACGGATAAATTCCTGCAGCTGCTGGGGGACTCTTTTGATATTGAAAAAGTCGAGAAAGCATCAGCCAAACCGGATAAAAAGCATCAAGTGGGGATGTATTTGGATGGAGCATGGTACAGGCTTCATTTCAAAGGTGAGTTATCCCGAAACGACGACGACATCATCAATACGCTGGATGTCTCCATCCTGCAAAATTACGTCCTCTCACCTCTCCTGGAAATCAAGGATATCCGCAGCGATGAACGCATCGACTTTGTCGGGGGGATCAGGGGCACGGAAGCACTCGAAAAACATGTGGATAGCGGCAATTTCCAAGTCGCATTTGCGCTTCACCCAACATCAATAGAAGAATTGATGACCGTCGCAGATCAAAACCTGATCATGCCGCCGAAATCGACGTGGTTTGAACCGAAGCTGAGGAGCGGATTGTTAATCCATCCATTAGAATAG